One Fontisphaera persica DNA window includes the following coding sequences:
- the nusA gene encoding transcription termination factor NusA, producing the protein MNAEILAVLEYWEREKGIPREELIKILSDSLLASAKRAVGPARELRCAIDPKTGDIKAFARLVVVQKVLSKHDQISLFDARRIKPDAQIGEEIEVEVTPAGFGRIASQYARQSLTQHLRKAEKKMVYEEYKDRVGELLTGTVRRFERSDVYVDLGRCEALLPNRERVPNEDFQMGDRILCYVKAVQETPRGPEIILSRADPEFVIKLFKREVSEINDGTIEIKAIAREPGFRTKIAVYTRDPKVDPVGACVGLRGARVRNIVRELNNEKVDIIPWDPNIRNLITNALNPARIKSFEIDEARRRVKIWVSEDQLSLAIGRRGQNARLTSRLTGWEVDIEAEAAPPTGGFEEKVAQAIETLAAIPGISREMADALVHGGLTSLEDVLQAGESYLASLDRVGEQAGAIMQAAREEASRRQIKLGETTAA; encoded by the coding sequence ATGAACGCCGAAATACTGGCTGTGTTGGAATACTGGGAACGCGAGAAAGGGATTCCGCGCGAGGAATTGATTAAAATCCTCAGCGATTCCTTGCTGGCGTCCGCGAAACGGGCGGTAGGACCAGCCCGGGAGCTGCGGTGTGCCATTGACCCGAAGACCGGGGACATCAAAGCGTTTGCCCGTCTGGTGGTGGTGCAGAAGGTGCTGTCCAAGCACGACCAGATTTCCCTGTTTGACGCCCGGCGCATCAAGCCGGATGCGCAGATTGGCGAGGAGATAGAGGTGGAAGTCACGCCGGCGGGTTTTGGACGGATTGCCAGCCAGTATGCGCGGCAGAGCCTCACCCAGCATTTGCGCAAGGCGGAGAAGAAAATGGTGTATGAGGAGTACAAGGATCGCGTGGGTGAGCTGTTGACCGGGACGGTGCGCCGGTTTGAGCGGTCGGATGTGTATGTGGATTTGGGGCGGTGTGAGGCGCTGTTGCCCAACCGGGAGCGGGTGCCCAACGAGGATTTCCAGATGGGGGACCGGATTCTTTGCTATGTGAAGGCGGTGCAGGAAACGCCCCGGGGACCGGAAATCATTCTGTCGCGTGCGGATCCGGAGTTTGTGATCAAGCTGTTCAAGCGGGAGGTGTCGGAAATCAATGACGGCACCATTGAGATCAAGGCCATTGCGCGGGAGCCGGGCTTCCGGACCAAGATTGCGGTGTACACGCGGGATCCGAAGGTGGATCCGGTGGGGGCGTGCGTGGGGCTGCGCGGGGCGCGGGTGCGGAACATTGTGCGGGAGTTGAACAATGAGAAGGTGGATATCATCCCGTGGGATCCCAACATCCGCAACCTGATTACCAATGCCTTGAATCCGGCCCGGATCAAATCATTTGAGATTGACGAGGCCCGGCGGCGGGTGAAAATCTGGGTCAGCGAGGACCAGCTTTCCCTGGCGATCGGCCGGCGCGGGCAAAACGCGCGGTTGACGTCCCGGTTGACGGGCTGGGAAGTGGATATTGAGGCTGAGGCCGCTCCTCCGACCGGCGGATTTGAGGAGAAAGTGGCGCAGGCCATTGAGACCCTCGCTGCCATTCCCGGCATCAGCCGGGAAATGGCCGATGCGCTGGTGCACGGCGGTTTGACCAGTTTGGAAGACGTGCTGCAGGCGGGTGAATCATATCTTGCCTCCCTGGACCGGGTGGGCGAGCAGGCGGGGGCCATCATGCAGGCCGCCCGCGAAGAAGCCAGCCGGCGGCAGATTAAACTGGGCGAAACCACCGCCGCATGA
- the ychF gene encoding redox-regulated ATPase YchF, which produces MLKAGIVGLPNVGKSTLFNALIRAHKAPAENYPFCTIEPNLGVVAVPDDRLEQIARVVGVGRRVPATIEFIDIAGLVKGAAQGEGLGNKFLSHIREVDALVHVVRCFEDPDIHHVTGSIDPVRDIEIVTAELILADLETLHRRQEKIARDVKRGDAHALQEEQLIKKLTAHLQSGKPAIALHLYPEERAVTRHFFLLTDKPTLFAANLKENELAGAAEHPQVRRVAEYARAHHGCDTVPIAAQLESDLVDLTAEEAAEYLQALGVTESGVARLIRQTYQLLGLRTFFTFNQEEARAWTITAGDTAPKAAGTIHSDFEKGFIKAEVVPWQDLVHCGSVAAAREKGHYRIEGREYVVRDGDVILFKFNA; this is translated from the coding sequence ATGCTCAAAGCCGGCATTGTCGGGTTGCCCAACGTGGGCAAGTCCACTCTGTTCAATGCGCTCATCCGGGCGCACAAGGCGCCGGCAGAGAATTACCCCTTCTGCACCATCGAACCGAACCTGGGGGTGGTGGCGGTGCCGGATGACCGGCTGGAGCAAATCGCGCGGGTGGTGGGCGTGGGGCGGCGCGTGCCGGCGACGATTGAATTCATTGACATTGCCGGGCTGGTCAAGGGCGCCGCGCAGGGGGAGGGGCTGGGCAACAAGTTTCTCAGCCACATCCGGGAGGTGGATGCCCTGGTGCATGTGGTGCGCTGTTTTGAGGACCCGGATATTCACCATGTCACGGGCAGCATTGATCCGGTGCGGGATATTGAAATTGTCACGGCGGAGCTGATTCTGGCGGACCTGGAAACGCTGCACCGGCGGCAGGAGAAAATTGCCCGGGACGTCAAACGCGGCGATGCGCATGCCCTGCAGGAGGAGCAGCTCATCAAAAAATTGACGGCCCACCTGCAGAGTGGCAAGCCGGCCATTGCGCTTCACCTTTATCCCGAAGAGCGGGCGGTCACACGGCATTTCTTTTTGCTGACGGACAAGCCCACCCTGTTTGCCGCCAACCTCAAGGAGAATGAACTGGCCGGCGCGGCAGAGCACCCGCAGGTGCGGAGGGTGGCGGAATACGCGCGGGCGCATCACGGGTGCGACACCGTGCCCATTGCGGCGCAATTGGAGAGCGACCTGGTGGATTTGACGGCGGAGGAGGCCGCCGAGTACCTGCAGGCGCTGGGGGTGACCGAGTCGGGCGTGGCGCGGCTCATCCGGCAAACCTATCAGCTTCTGGGGTTGCGCACGTTTTTCACGTTTAATCAGGAGGAAGCGCGGGCGTGGACCATCACGGCCGGGGACACCGCGCCCAAGGCGGCAGGCACGATTCACAGCGACTTTGAAAAAGGCTTCATCAAGGCCGAGGTGGTGCCGTGGCAGGATTTGGTCCACTGCGGGTCGGTGGCGGCGGCGCGCGAGAAGGGGCATTACCGGATTGAGGGGCGGGAATACGTGGTGAGGGATGGGGATGTGATATTGTTCAAGTTCAATGCGTAG
- a CDS encoding CvpA family protein — MIIWILALVLVLASAALGYTWGAVRTGITMVGLMLASVLAAPVAPVLYPLFDKLGLGTKLHAFFIAPLVVILVVMVVFKVVATKVHNMLDTHYKYHAPDFVQTLWLRTNERFGAALSVVNATIYLLLICVFIQVLAYPVSQLSSGDQDSAAWRYLLKAHEAMESTRMNRVAAAFNPAPKKYYEVSDLVGMVYHNPLLVGRLTSYPPIMELGEREEYRLMYDRIAGDVEFKKTILSMPKTPFQQIMGEESFRLMVTNRPYMNEIFKLDFKDLSNYLATGKSAKFDEAILGRWVYNYQASLAEQRRTRATWKRAEYNLLMASYTNNLHDVTLLGLINNKVVIKSGGAGQPVNILRGTWSRESGDRYTLQLDGPWEKEIQVRGSRLYARFKLERETRIVVFERQ; from the coding sequence ATGATCATCTGGATTCTGGCGTTGGTGCTGGTGCTGGCCTCCGCGGCCCTGGGTTACACGTGGGGCGCGGTGCGCACCGGCATAACCATGGTGGGGTTGATGCTGGCGTCGGTGCTGGCGGCGCCGGTGGCGCCGGTCTTGTATCCGCTTTTTGACAAGCTGGGCCTGGGCACGAAGCTGCACGCCTTTTTCATTGCGCCGTTGGTTGTGATTTTGGTGGTGATGGTGGTGTTCAAGGTGGTGGCCACCAAGGTGCACAACATGCTGGATACGCATTACAAGTACCACGCGCCGGATTTCGTGCAGACGTTGTGGTTGCGCACCAATGAGCGGTTTGGGGCGGCGTTGTCGGTGGTCAACGCGACGATTTACCTGCTGTTGATTTGCGTGTTCATTCAGGTGCTGGCTTACCCCGTCAGCCAGTTGTCTTCCGGAGACCAGGATTCGGCGGCGTGGCGGTATCTGCTCAAGGCGCACGAGGCGATGGAATCCACCCGGATGAACCGCGTGGCGGCGGCGTTCAATCCGGCGCCCAAAAAATACTATGAAGTCAGCGACCTGGTCGGGATGGTGTATCACAATCCGCTGCTGGTGGGGCGGCTGACCAGTTACCCGCCCATCATGGAGCTGGGCGAGCGGGAGGAATACCGGCTGATGTACGACCGGATTGCGGGGGATGTGGAGTTCAAGAAAACCATCCTTTCGATGCCCAAGACGCCGTTTCAGCAAATCATGGGCGAGGAGTCGTTTCGGCTGATGGTGACCAACCGGCCGTACATGAACGAGATTTTCAAGCTGGATTTCAAGGACCTTTCCAACTACCTGGCCACGGGGAAATCAGCCAAATTTGACGAGGCCATTCTGGGGCGCTGGGTGTACAACTACCAGGCTTCGCTGGCGGAGCAACGGCGCACGCGGGCGACGTGGAAGCGGGCCGAATACAACCTGCTGATGGCCAGCTATACCAACAATCTGCATGACGTGACCCTGCTGGGCCTGATCAACAACAAGGTGGTCATCAAATCGGGCGGGGCGGGCCAGCCGGTCAACATCTTGCGCGGTACGTGGTCCCGGGAAAGCGGGGACCGTTATACTCTGCAGCTTGACGGCCCGTGGGAAAAGGAAATCCAGGTGCGCGGCTCGCGGCTTTACGCGCGATTCAAGCTCGAGCGGGAAACCCGGATTGTGGTGTTTGAACGGCAATAG
- a CDS encoding VOC family protein produces MRVGKLLHTRYRVNDLEKTVRFYKDILGLEEVRRHKSPRGSELVFLKAPGSEEQIEICYYPSSGPVQVQPDLTHLAFEVESLEAFAEHLARHGLKYSDGPTLKPDGGGFAFIDAPEGYEIELIQRPKGAGGGGY; encoded by the coding sequence ATGAGAGTCGGCAAATTATTGCATACACGTTACCGGGTGAATGACCTGGAGAAAACCGTGCGTTTTTACAAGGACATCCTGGGGTTGGAGGAGGTGCGCCGGCACAAATCACCGCGGGGTTCGGAGCTGGTGTTTCTGAAGGCCCCCGGGAGTGAGGAGCAAATCGAGATTTGTTACTACCCGTCCAGCGGGCCGGTGCAGGTGCAGCCGGATTTGACGCATCTGGCGTTTGAGGTGGAGAGCTTGGAGGCGTTTGCGGAGCATCTGGCACGGCACGGATTGAAGTATTCGGACGGCCCCACGCTGAAGCCGGATGGCGGTGGGTTCGCGTTTATTGACGCGCCGGAGGGCTACGAGATTGAATTGATTCAGCGTCCCAAGGGCGCGGGTGGCGGCGGCTATTAA
- a CDS encoding FAD-binding and (Fe-S)-binding domain-containing protein, translating into MLTPRQQAALAATGCELDCRPLTRQLYATDASLYEVLPLGVAFPGTAAQAAAVLRVAAELGISVTPRGAGSGLTGGALNDGLILDLARHNRRIHAFDPERRLVRVGAGVVLDQLNQFLKPHGFQFGPDVATSSRATLGGMIANNSSGARAPRFGCTGEHVAGLELLLADGRIASVDATHPGILEPLRQRLERLVELHSDDIRHHQPPGLVKHHPGYALDRCLEDPARALLHVLAGSEGTLAGIFSAELRVVPLPREKGLAVLFFPSIPEALQATVALLDLQPVAIEHVDRILFDQTRGQRAFQAARDLLRLDEAPAEAFLIVEFYEDVVERLQAVASRRLGQRTLLLRHEPEMQLVWGLRKAGLSLLTGMAGPAKPATCIEDVAVRPEQLPAYYAAVAGLLKKLDLSACFYGHAASGLLHIRPVLDLHTPQGRRHLRLLSDEVSALCREFNGSLAAEHGVGIARTEYLPHHLGPRLMQACADIKNLFDPRHLLNPGKIIPDGRFHVDTRLRTTPEAPLALPFTPRLAFAARDGSFLANLEQCNGCGGCLKATPAMCPTYIATGEEALSTRGRANTLRAALAGKLGAEGLRALTLAELDYTLGTCLSCKACQTECPSNVNLALLKAEVLQARHTHHGLPLTARLMSHTDRLGRLGCAAPRLANFLLHSGPGRRLWQRFLGFSAQRLLPAFAAQRFDAWFDRRPPWPSPAPRGSVFLWDDCFTRYHHPHIGQAAVHVLEAAGFEVLRLRHRQCCGRPAFSQGNLDEAARLGRHNLQLLAAQPESLPILFLEPSCWAMFAEDYRELNLPHAAAIAGRCLLFSAFLDDLLCREPEALPLQPLPRAAAIHVHCHAKALLSTAFLARLAARVPHSTARLLDTGCCGMAGAFGYQQEHYALSLQVARPLLDQLNALPPDAQVIAEGASCRQQIEHLTPRRPWHMAEWLAAALPRNLRRF; encoded by the coding sequence ATGCTCACGCCCCGACAACAGGCCGCCCTGGCGGCCACCGGTTGCGAGCTGGACTGCCGTCCACTGACCCGCCAGCTTTACGCCACCGATGCTTCCCTCTACGAAGTCCTGCCCCTGGGGGTGGCCTTCCCCGGCACCGCCGCCCAAGCGGCCGCCGTGCTGCGGGTAGCGGCGGAATTGGGCATCTCGGTAACGCCCCGCGGGGCGGGCAGCGGCCTCACTGGCGGGGCATTGAACGACGGACTCATCCTGGACCTCGCCCGCCACAATCGCCGCATCCATGCCTTTGACCCCGAACGCCGCCTGGTCCGCGTGGGCGCGGGCGTAGTCCTGGACCAGCTCAACCAGTTCCTCAAGCCCCATGGCTTTCAATTTGGCCCCGATGTCGCCACCAGCTCCCGCGCCACCCTCGGGGGCATGATTGCCAACAACTCCTCCGGCGCGCGCGCCCCGCGTTTCGGCTGCACCGGCGAACACGTGGCCGGCCTCGAATTGCTGCTGGCCGACGGCCGCATCGCCAGCGTGGACGCCACCCACCCCGGCATCCTTGAACCGCTGCGCCAGCGCCTGGAGCGCCTGGTGGAACTGCACAGCGACGACATCCGCCACCATCAACCCCCCGGCCTGGTCAAGCACCACCCCGGTTACGCCCTGGACCGCTGCCTGGAAGACCCCGCCCGTGCCTTGCTGCACGTCCTCGCCGGCAGCGAAGGCACCCTGGCCGGCATCTTCAGCGCCGAGCTGCGCGTCGTCCCCCTGCCGCGCGAAAAAGGGCTGGCCGTGCTCTTTTTCCCCAGCATCCCCGAAGCCCTCCAGGCCACCGTGGCCCTGCTGGACTTGCAGCCCGTGGCGATTGAACACGTGGACCGCATCCTCTTTGACCAGACCCGCGGCCAGCGCGCCTTTCAAGCCGCCCGCGACCTGCTCCGCCTGGACGAAGCGCCCGCCGAGGCCTTCCTCATCGTCGAATTTTACGAGGACGTGGTCGAACGCCTCCAGGCCGTCGCCAGCCGCCGCCTGGGCCAGCGCACTTTGCTCCTGCGGCACGAGCCGGAAATGCAGCTTGTCTGGGGCCTCCGCAAGGCCGGCCTCTCCCTCCTCACCGGCATGGCCGGCCCCGCCAAGCCCGCCACCTGCATCGAAGATGTGGCCGTGCGCCCCGAACAATTGCCGGCCTATTATGCCGCCGTCGCCGGCCTGTTAAAAAAACTGGACCTCTCCGCCTGCTTCTACGGCCATGCCGCCAGCGGCCTCCTCCACATCCGCCCCGTGCTGGATTTGCACACCCCTCAGGGCCGCCGCCATCTCCGCCTCCTCAGCGACGAAGTCTCCGCCCTCTGCCGCGAGTTCAACGGCTCCCTCGCCGCCGAGCATGGCGTGGGCATCGCCCGCACCGAATACCTCCCCCACCACCTCGGCCCCCGGCTCATGCAGGCGTGCGCCGACATCAAAAACCTGTTTGACCCGCGCCATCTGCTCAACCCCGGTAAAATCATCCCCGACGGCCGCTTCCACGTGGACACCCGCCTGCGCACCACGCCCGAGGCGCCGCTGGCCCTCCCCTTCACCCCGCGCCTGGCGTTCGCGGCCCGCGACGGCTCCTTCCTCGCCAACCTCGAGCAATGCAACGGTTGCGGCGGCTGCCTCAAAGCCACCCCCGCCATGTGCCCCACCTACATCGCCACCGGCGAAGAAGCCCTCTCCACCCGCGGCCGCGCCAACACCCTCCGCGCCGCCCTGGCCGGCAAACTCGGGGCCGAAGGCCTCCGCGCCCTCACCCTCGCGGAACTGGATTACACCCTGGGCACCTGCCTTTCCTGCAAAGCCTGCCAGACCGAGTGCCCCTCCAACGTCAATCTGGCCCTCCTCAAAGCGGAAGTCCTCCAAGCCCGCCATACCCATCACGGCCTGCCGCTGACGGCCCGCCTGATGAGTCACACCGACCGCCTCGGCCGCCTCGGTTGCGCCGCCCCGCGCCTGGCCAACTTCCTCCTCCACTCCGGCCCCGGCCGGCGCTTATGGCAGCGGTTCCTCGGATTCTCCGCCCAACGCCTCCTGCCCGCCTTCGCCGCCCAGCGCTTCGATGCCTGGTTCGACCGCCGCCCCCCCTGGCCCTCCCCGGCCCCACGCGGCTCTGTCTTTTTGTGGGACGATTGCTTCACCCGCTACCACCACCCGCACATCGGCCAGGCCGCCGTGCACGTCCTCGAAGCCGCCGGTTTCGAAGTGTTGCGCCTCCGCCATCGCCAATGCTGCGGACGCCCCGCCTTCAGCCAGGGCAACCTCGACGAAGCCGCCCGCCTCGGACGGCACAACCTCCAACTCCTCGCCGCCCAGCCGGAATCGCTCCCCATTTTATTTCTGGAACCCTCCTGCTGGGCCATGTTCGCCGAGGACTACCGCGAATTAAACCTGCCGCACGCCGCCGCCATCGCCGGCCGCTGCCTGCTGTTCAGCGCCTTCCTGGACGACCTGCTGTGCCGTGAACCAGAGGCCCTCCCCCTCCAACCCCTGCCTCGCGCGGCCGCCATTCACGTCCATTGCCATGCCAAAGCCCTGCTCTCCACCGCCTTCCTGGCGCGTCTGGCAGCCCGCGTGCCCCACAGCACCGCCCGCCTGCTCGATACCGGCTGCTGCGGCATGGCCGGCGCCTTCGGCTACCAACAAGAACACTACGCCCTCTCCCTCCAGGTGGCGCGCCCGCTCCTCGACCAATTGAACGCCCTGCCGCCCGACGCCCAGGTCATCGCCGAGGGCGCCAGTTGCCGCCAGCAAATCGAGCACCTCACCCCCCGTCGCCCCTGGCACATGGCCGAATGGCTCGCCGCCGCCCTGCCCCGCAACTTGCGCCGGTTTTGA
- a CDS encoding RDD family protein codes for MENETSFSDYRERYGGFWIRFAAFLVDLVILLIPSLLVSFLLRSVTQANHATDKRVVEFVDNGLQLAIWWVYTAGMLSSSWQATIGKRVCELKVTDYDGRRISFGRATWRCLASLLSALLLCLGFLMIAWTKRRQGLHDFMANTLVAKNKQP; via the coding sequence ATGGAAAACGAAACCTCTTTCTCAGACTATAGGGAACGGTATGGCGGCTTCTGGATTCGGTTTGCTGCCTTCCTGGTTGACCTGGTGATTCTTCTCATCCCTTCGCTATTGGTCAGCTTCCTCCTCCGGTCCGTGACGCAAGCAAACCACGCGACCGACAAGCGGGTGGTGGAGTTTGTGGACAACGGTTTGCAACTGGCCATTTGGTGGGTTTACACCGCGGGCATGCTTTCGTCATCCTGGCAGGCTACGATTGGCAAGCGCGTTTGCGAGTTGAAGGTCACCGATTACGACGGGCGGCGCATCAGCTTTGGCCGGGCGACCTGGCGCTGCCTTGCCTCCCTGCTCTCAGCCCTGCTCCTGTGCCTGGGTTTCCTAATGATTGCGTGGACGAAGCGCCGCCAGGGACTGCACGATTTCATGGCGAACACCCTGGTCGCGAAAAACAAGCAGCCATGA
- a CDS encoding PIG-L deacetylase family protein has product MKALYIHAHFDDYEFTAAGTFELWRRRLGPDFAGKVVVCTDGQAGHHAMTRAETGRRRLAEQQASARIGQYEFELLTLPDGTHGREACLTLDTPLLAALWKCIRDFEPDYLFCPPVVADPLAGMHVDHEVVAQAVRRVAYMINVPHAFTPEYPADERRSRPCKVPVILNVYDTYMTGANGFDLAVDVEEAFEAIQAMTWCHQSQICEWLPWVGRHAMSPPGSAEEWGRMLRQRFQRKNHELGLRTRRALEVFTVTAWGEIPRPEDLRRDFPSLLRHPGSWQRLCRRLRRWQPW; this is encoded by the coding sequence ATGAAAGCCCTGTACATCCACGCGCACTTTGATGACTACGAGTTCACGGCCGCCGGCACTTTTGAGTTGTGGCGGCGGCGGCTGGGGCCGGATTTTGCGGGCAAGGTGGTGGTGTGCACCGATGGGCAGGCCGGCCATCATGCGATGACCCGCGCCGAGACCGGCCGGCGGCGGCTGGCGGAGCAGCAGGCTTCGGCGCGGATTGGGCAGTATGAATTCGAGCTGCTCACCCTCCCCGATGGGACGCACGGGCGCGAGGCCTGCCTGACGCTGGATACTCCGCTGCTGGCGGCGTTGTGGAAATGCATCCGCGATTTTGAGCCGGATTATTTGTTTTGTCCGCCGGTGGTGGCCGACCCGCTGGCCGGGATGCACGTGGACCACGAGGTGGTGGCGCAGGCCGTGCGGCGCGTGGCGTACATGATCAATGTGCCACACGCCTTTACGCCGGAATATCCCGCGGATGAACGGCGCTCGCGTCCGTGCAAGGTGCCGGTGATTCTCAACGTTTATGATACTTACATGACGGGTGCCAACGGATTTGACTTGGCGGTGGACGTGGAGGAGGCTTTCGAGGCCATTCAGGCCATGACGTGGTGTCATCAATCCCAGATTTGCGAGTGGCTTCCCTGGGTGGGGCGCCATGCCATGTCGCCGCCCGGCTCGGCGGAGGAGTGGGGGCGGATGCTGCGGCAGCGTTTCCAGCGCAAAAATCACGAGCTGGGCCTGCGCACGCGCCGGGCCTTGGAGGTGTTCACCGTGACGGCGTGGGGCGAAATCCCGCGCCCGGAGGATTTGCGGCGGGATTTTCCTTCGCTCCTGCGGCATCCGGGTTCGTGGCAGCGGTTGTGCCGGCGTTTGCGCCGATGGCAGCCCTGGTGA
- a CDS encoding nucleotidyltransferase family protein produces the protein MKAVILAAGKGTRMKELTQEKPKPMLRVQGRPILEHIMLGLQAAGIREMFVVTGFKAETIEEYFGDGSRWGWRLHYGRQVVQDGTGRAPEVAREFVGDSPFLLTYGDILVRPETYQRMRERFASGDYAGLLTVTAGEDVSKGAVVVLDEAFDLVTLVEKPGPAQLAELRGRGLLREGGPYWYNAGIYIFRPCLYEFTARLQKSPRGEYELTDAITAMAAAGHRLAGLVIEGRWVDVRDPEVLARLEREEGAS, from the coding sequence ATGAAAGCGGTGATTTTAGCGGCGGGCAAGGGCACGCGGATGAAAGAGTTAACGCAGGAAAAGCCCAAGCCCATGTTGCGGGTGCAGGGGCGGCCCATTCTGGAGCATATTATGCTGGGGCTGCAAGCGGCCGGCATCCGGGAGATGTTTGTGGTCACGGGATTCAAGGCCGAGACCATCGAGGAATATTTTGGCGATGGCAGCCGGTGGGGCTGGCGGTTGCATTATGGCCGGCAGGTGGTGCAGGACGGCACGGGCCGGGCGCCGGAGGTGGCGCGGGAGTTTGTGGGGGACAGCCCGTTTTTATTGACCTATGGCGACATCCTGGTCCGCCCCGAGACGTATCAGCGGATGCGCGAGCGTTTTGCCAGCGGGGATTACGCGGGGTTGCTCACGGTGACGGCGGGGGAGGACGTGAGCAAGGGGGCGGTGGTGGTTTTGGATGAGGCGTTTGATTTGGTGACGCTGGTGGAGAAGCCCGGTCCGGCGCAACTGGCCGAGCTGCGAGGTCGCGGCCTGCTGCGCGAGGGCGGGCCATACTGGTACAACGCCGGCATCTATATCTTTCGCCCGTGCCTGTATGAGTTCACGGCGCGCCTGCAGAAGTCGCCGCGCGGCGAATATGAGCTGACCGATGCCATCACGGCCATGGCCGCGGCGGGGCATCGGCTGGCGGGCCTGGTGATTGAAGGGCGTTGGGTGGACGTGCGGGACCCGGAAGTCCTGGCGCGGCTGGAGCGGGAAGAAGGTGCATCCTGA